A window of the Streptomyces formicae genome harbors these coding sequences:
- the dnaB gene encoding replicative DNA helicase: MSIPEPLDGPWADTGPGDRLPVSRPRRGEGRGRGREEQHERGRESGPWDDAAPGGFERVPPQDLDAEQSVLGGMLLSKDAIADVVEILKGHDFYRPAHETVYQAILDLYAKGEPADPITVAAELTKRGEITRVGGASYLHTLVQSVPTAANASYYAEIVHERAVLRRLVEAGTRITQMGYAADGDVDEIVNSAQAEIYAVTEQRTSEDYLPLGEIMEGALDEIEAIGSRSGEMTGVPTGFTDFDSLTNGLHPGQMIVIAARPAMGKSTLALDFARAASIKNNLPSVIFSLEMGRNEIAMRLLSAEARVALHHMRSGTMTDEDWTRLARRMPDVSQAPLYIDDSPNLSMMEIRAKCRRLKQRNDLKLVVIDYLQLMQSGGSKRAESRQQEVSDMSRNLKLLAKELEVPVIALSQLNRGPEQRTDKKPMVSDLRESGSIEQDADMVILLHREDAYEKESPRAGEADLIVAKHRNGPTATITVAFQGHYSRFVDMAQT; the protein is encoded by the coding sequence CTCCCGGTCTCCCGGCCGCGCCGCGGAGAGGGTCGTGGGCGTGGCCGCGAGGAGCAGCACGAGCGCGGCAGGGAGAGCGGCCCCTGGGACGATGCGGCTCCCGGCGGCTTCGAGCGGGTGCCGCCTCAGGACCTCGATGCCGAGCAGTCCGTCCTCGGCGGCATGCTGCTGTCCAAGGACGCCATCGCGGATGTCGTGGAGATCCTCAAGGGCCATGACTTCTACCGGCCCGCCCACGAGACGGTCTATCAGGCCATCCTTGATCTCTATGCCAAGGGCGAGCCGGCCGACCCCATCACGGTGGCCGCCGAGCTCACCAAGCGGGGAGAGATCACCCGCGTCGGCGGCGCCTCGTACCTCCACACGCTGGTCCAGTCGGTGCCGACGGCGGCCAACGCCTCGTACTACGCGGAAATCGTCCACGAGCGCGCGGTGCTGCGGCGGCTCGTGGAGGCCGGCACCCGGATCACGCAGATGGGATACGCGGCGGACGGCGACGTCGACGAGATCGTGAACTCGGCTCAGGCCGAGATCTACGCCGTCACCGAGCAGCGGACCAGCGAGGACTATCTCCCGCTCGGCGAGATCATGGAGGGCGCGCTCGACGAGATCGAGGCGATCGGCTCGCGCAGCGGCGAGATGACGGGTGTGCCGACCGGCTTCACCGACTTCGACTCGCTCACCAACGGACTGCACCCCGGCCAGATGATCGTCATCGCGGCCCGTCCGGCCATGGGTAAGTCCACCCTGGCCCTGGACTTCGCCCGCGCGGCGTCGATCAAGAACAATCTGCCGAGCGTCATCTTCTCCCTCGAAATGGGCCGCAACGAGATCGCGATGCGCCTGCTGTCCGCGGAGGCGCGAGTGGCGCTGCACCATATGCGCTCCGGGACCATGACGGACGAGGACTGGACCCGGCTCGCCCGCCGGATGCCCGATGTCTCCCAGGCCCCGCTCTACATCGACGACTCCCCGAACCTGTCGATGATGGAGATCCGCGCCAAGTGCCGTCGGCTCAAGCAGCGCAACGATCTCAAGCTGGTCGTCATCGACTACCTCCAGCTGATGCAGTCCGGTGGCTCCAAGCGGGCCGAGAGCCGTCAGCAGGAGGTCTCGGACATGTCCCGTAACCTCAAGCTGCTGGCCAAGGAGCTGGAGGTCCCGGTGATCGCCCTCTCCCAGCTGAACCGTGGCCCCGAGCAGCGGACGGACAAGAAGCCGATGGTCTCCGACCTGCGAGAGTCCGGCTCCATCGAGCAGGACGCGGACATGGTGATCCTGCTGCACCGCGAGGACGCGTACGAGAAGGAGTCACCGCGCGCGGGCGAAGCGGATCTGATCGTGGCCAAGCACCGCAACGGCCCTACGGCGACGATCACGGTCGCCTTCCAGGGCCACTATTCGCGCTTCGTCGACATGGCCCAGACCTGA
- a CDS encoding serine hydrolase domain-containing protein, whose protein sequence is MTSPHEALLPSTERALLHRLATAQAEGRAPSLVGAVARDGQCVWSGARSCVDGHAPDAGTQYRIGSITKTFTAVLVMRLRDEGLLDLGDPLEKHLPGTGVGEVTIAQLLGHSAGLAAESPAPWWERTPGSLRPELGDVLGEKPLLHPVGRRHHYSNPGYTLLGSLIEAVRGDSWEVVLRREILEPLGLSRTSARPQAPHAGGWAVHPWADVMMPEPAEDLGLMAPAGQLWSTASDLCRFGDFLAEGDDRVLSAESVREMRAPSAPLEADEWDSGYGLGLQLVRRDGGTLIGHSGSLPGFIACLWVSVEEGITAVALANTTSGPLTGAVAADLVRIVAEAEPRLPEPWRPMPVVDEQLLELAGPWYWGTSAFGLKLVADRGLELYPLRGNGRGSRFSAGEGSRWTGLDGYFAGETLSVVRRADGSVDHLDLGSFVLTREPYDPAADVPGGVDEAGWRGLR, encoded by the coding sequence ATGACCTCACCTCATGAAGCGCTGCTGCCCAGCACCGAGCGGGCGCTGCTCCACCGACTCGCCACCGCGCAGGCCGAGGGCCGCGCCCCCTCACTCGTCGGGGCCGTGGCCCGGGACGGCCAATGCGTCTGGAGCGGCGCGCGTAGCTGCGTCGACGGCCACGCCCCCGATGCCGGCACCCAGTACCGCATCGGCTCCATCACCAAGACCTTCACCGCCGTGCTGGTGATGCGGCTGCGGGACGAAGGGCTACTGGACCTGGGAGACCCGCTGGAGAAGCATCTGCCCGGCACCGGGGTCGGCGAGGTGACCATTGCCCAACTCCTGGGACACAGTGCGGGACTGGCCGCCGAGAGTCCCGCTCCCTGGTGGGAGCGCACGCCCGGCAGCCTCCGGCCCGAACTGGGCGATGTACTAGGCGAGAAGCCGCTGCTTCATCCCGTAGGACGTCGGCACCACTACTCCAACCCCGGCTACACCCTGCTCGGTTCGCTCATCGAGGCGGTGCGCGGCGACTCGTGGGAGGTCGTGCTGCGCAGGGAGATCCTGGAGCCGCTCGGTCTCAGCCGTACGAGCGCGCGACCGCAGGCCCCGCATGCGGGCGGGTGGGCGGTGCATCCCTGGGCGGATGTGATGATGCCCGAACCGGCCGAGGATCTGGGATTGATGGCCCCGGCAGGCCAGTTGTGGTCGACCGCCTCGGACCTCTGCCGCTTCGGGGATTTCCTCGCCGAGGGCGACGACCGCGTGCTGAGCGCGGAGTCCGTGCGTGAGATGCGCGCACCATCAGCGCCGCTGGAAGCCGACGAGTGGGACAGCGGCTACGGTCTGGGCCTTCAACTGGTACGGCGGGACGGAGGCACGCTCATCGGCCACTCGGGTTCGCTGCCCGGGTTCATCGCCTGTCTGTGGGTGAGCGTGGAAGAGGGGATCACCGCGGTGGCGCTCGCCAACACCACCTCGGGCCCACTGACCGGCGCCGTGGCCGCCGATCTCGTACGGATCGTCGCCGAGGCGGAGCCGAGGCTCCCCGAACCCTGGCGGCCGATGCCGGTGGTGGACGAGCAACTGCTGGAGCTGGCAGGACCTTGGTACTGGGGCACGAGCGCCTTCGGGCTGAAGCTCGTGGCCGACCGAGGCCTGGAGCTCTACCCGCTGAGGGGGAACGGCCGCGGATCGCGGTTCTCTGCGGGTGAAGGCAGCCGCTGGACGGGCCTCGACGGGTACTTCGCCGGAGAGACGCTGAGTGTGGTGCGACGGGCCGACGGGTCGGTGGACCATCTCGATCTGGGCTCGTTCGTCCTTACGCGCGAGCCGTACGACCCTGCTGCGGATGTGCCCGGAGGTGTGGACGAGGCCGGCTGGCGCGGCCTGCGGTGA